A segment of the Candidatus Zixiibacteriota bacterium genome:
AATTCTGGATATGGATCCCGCCTTCGGTTTTGCCCACTTTTTCCTGGCCGATGTGAACAAACGCAAGGGAAAGTACGACGAAGCAGTAGAGGGAATCCTAAAAGGGCTTTCTTTCGCCGGATTCCTAAGCCAGGAGGAGGTTACAACACTCCGAGAGGCCTATGTATCCTCCGGTTGGACTGGTTATCTGCGCAAGTGGCTGGAGATAACGTGGCCCAGGGTAAAACAAGGACAGGTACTATACTACGAGATAGCCGCGATGTATGCGCGTCTGGATGAAACTGAGAAAGCTATTGAATATTTAGAAAAAGCATACGAAGAACACGACTACAACCTCAGCGGCCTGCGGAGGAACGACGACTTTGAGAAGCTGCGCTCGAACCCTCGGTTTATTCAGTTGATCAAGAAAATGGGGTTTCCTGAATGATCGGAAAGATTATTTCTCATTACAAGATTTTAGAAAAGCTGGGTGAAGGGGGAATGGGTGTGGTCTATAAAGCCCAGGACACCAAGCTTGACCGGATTGTGGCTCTAAAGTTCTGCTCAAAACATCTTTTAGCCAACGAAGAAACCAGGACCAGGTTTGAGCTGGAAGCCAAAGCCGCCTCTGCCTTAGACCATCCGAATATCGCTACCGTCTATGAAATAGATGAAGCTGGAGGCGAATGCTTCATCTCTATGGCATGTATCCAGGGAAAGTCGCTAAAAGAGCTGATCCAGGAGAAGACTTTTTCCACAGAGGAAATTCTGAAAATTGCCATCCAGATAGCAGAGGGTTTGAATGCCGCCCATAAAAAAGATATCGTTCACCGGGATATTAAATCAGATAACATAAAGCTCACAGAAGAAGGTCTGGTTAAGATAATGGATTTTGGGCTGGCTAAACTCAGGGGGGTCTCCAGATTAACCAAAACAGGAACGACCTTAGGAACGATGCAGTATATGTCACCAGAGCAGGTTCAGGGATTGGAAGTTGACCAGCGTTCAGATATTTTCTCCTTTGGGGTGGTTTTATATGAGATGATAACAGGACAATTACCTTTTAGAGGTGAATATGAAGCCGCGGTTATCTATTCCATCATAAATGAAAATCCTGAGCCATTGGCAAATTATAGACCAGATGTTCCGGAAGGATTGCAAAGAATAGTTGATAAAACTCTGGAGAAGAACAGGAATCTTCGCTACCAGAACATGGGTGAAATTCTCACAGACTTCGAGAAGCTGGCTAAAGGAGAGGAAATCAAACAAGTTAGAAAAGTAGCTCCCAAGCGAAGAAAATGGGCCTATCTGGGGGTCGGAGTTTTAGTAATTGCAATAATATTTGTTTTTTTGAAGTTCTTTTCAGTCTTCAGGATATCCCCGCGTGTTCCGGTCATACCAACTGTAGCGGTGCTCTATCTGGAAAATTTAGGAAACGTGGATGACTATTTTGCAGCCGGGATGACTGATGCGATAATAACTGATCTATCCAAGTTAGGCGGGTTAAGGGTCTTATCCAGGTCGGATGTTGCTAATTATAGAGGGAAGAAGATCGACATAAAGGAGTTGGGTAAAAAGCTCAGCGTGGAATATATCATTACGGGCTCTATCCAGAGGTCTGATCAAATGGTAAGGATCACCGCTCAGCTGATAAAAACCAGGGATGGCTTTCAGGTCTGGGCAGATATGTTTACCAGCAGGTTGAGCAGCATTTTCGAGCTTCAGGATGAAGTGGCTGAGGGGATCGCTTCTGCGCTGAAGGTGAAGTTATCTCCGGTGGAGAAAAAAAGGATAGAGAAAAAGCCTACCGGTAGCGTTCAGGCTTATGATTATTACCTGAAGGGGATGGATTATTTCTGGAAAGGCAGCCAGAAGGATTTGGACCTTGCCCTGGAGATGTTCAATAAAGCTCTGGAGAGCGATTCTAATTACGCTTTAGCGTATGCAGGCGAAGGCGAAGTTTTTGCCACCAAATACAATTTTCAGAGAACCGGGGACTGGCTAGATAAAGCAGAGAAGATGGCTAAGAAAGCCTTAGCTTTAGACCCAGAGTTAGCGGAAGCTCACCTGACCTTAATCCGGGTTTATGATTTCGAGAAAGAGATTAATCTGGCAAAAGGGGAATTCGAGAAGGTGATTGAGCTTAGGCCCAACAACAACGATGCTTATAGAAGGCTTGG
Coding sequences within it:
- a CDS encoding protein kinase, giving the protein MIGKIISHYKILEKLGEGGMGVVYKAQDTKLDRIVALKFCSKHLLANEETRTRFELEAKAASALDHPNIATVYEIDEAGGECFISMACIQGKSLKELIQEKTFSTEEILKIAIQIAEGLNAAHKKDIVHRDIKSDNIKLTEEGLVKIMDFGLAKLRGVSRLTKTGTTLGTMQYMSPEQVQGLEVDQRSDIFSFGVVLYEMITGQLPFRGEYEAAVIYSIINENPEPLANYRPDVPEGLQRIVDKTLEKNRNLRYQNMGEILTDFEKLAKGEEIKQVRKVAPKRRKWAYLGVGVLVIAIIFVFLKFFSVFRISPRVPVIPTVAVLYLENLGNVDDYFAAGMTDAIITDLSKLGGLRVLSRSDVANYRGKKIDIKELGKKLSVEYIITGSIQRSDQMVRITAQLIKTRDGFQVWADMFTSRLSSIFELQDEVAEGIASALKVKLSPVEKKRIEKKPTGSVQAYDYYLKGMDYFWKGSQKDLDLALEMFNKALESDSNYALAYAGEGEVFATKYNFQRTGDWLDKAEKMAKKALALDPELAEAHLTLIRVYDFEKEINLAKGEFEKVIELRPNNNDAYRRLGYVYQNNLFNYEKAIEYFQKALEIRPTDSKSYRGLGGSYTSMRKYDEAIKFINKGLEIAPDDIYLLTFLADAYRYQRRFDQALDVYQKTLRYYPNDPTVSYYIGGWVYYSKGEYDKAIEIFEKSMQQGESEFMVLVYIGAAYRHNGDKEKAKAFFDSSISVCKKVLEEEPENASALSNLGLTYAFLGNKTEAIERGALAMKYDEGAEPVYNLALIYAILKDNDLALKNLEQAWEKDPSYIDIADLEPDFQGLKNSPVFQKLLKRNIN